From Malaciobacter mytili LMG 24559:
AGAGATAGTGGGACAAATTTTGTATGGAAAGCAACAGTGGGTACAGTATATCCTATAACTAAAAGTATAGATTTAGATTTATCTTATTCTTATGGAGATTATGGAAACTTAAAAGCAAAAGAATTTAGTAAAGAATTTGAATTAACAAAAGATTTTTCTTATAGTTTAAAAGCTCATGAACTATTTTTAGGTTTAAGATATAAATTTTAAAAGGGCAGGTGCCCTTTTATTAGTATAGTCCAAGTCCTACGATTTCTCTTATTTGTTCCATCTTTGCTCTTGCAACTTTTCTTGCTTTACTTGCTCCAAATTCAAGTATCTCTTTTACTTTTTGTGGATTGTTTATAAAGTATTCTCTTTTTTCTGCATATGGTTCAAAATGTTCATTTATTTTATCAAGTAAAGTTAGTTTAAAGTGACCATATCCTTCACCAGGAGTTGCATATCTTTGTTGTAGTTCTTTTAGCTCTTCTTCACTCATAAATAATTCACAAAGTTTATAGATATTGCAGTTTTCCCACTCTTTTGGTTCATCTAACTCTTTTGAATCAGTAACTATACTCATAACTTGTTTTTTTACTTTTTTCTTGCTTCCAAACATATCAATAGTATTTCCATAAGATTTTGACATTTTTGCTCCATCTGTTCCTGGAACAGTGGCAACAATCTCATCAACTTTTGCTTCAGGAAGAATTAAAATCTCTTTTTTATAAGCATGGTTAAATGAGTTTGCAATATCTCTTGTCATTTCAACATGTTGGATTTGGTCTTTCCCTACTGGAACAATATTTGAATCAAATAGTAAAATATCAGCAGCCATTAAAACTGGATATGAAAACAGTCCATGATTTGCCTGAATTCCTTTTGCTGTTTTATCTTTATATGAATGTGCTCTTTCAAGTAGTCCCATAGAAGTATGATTTGATAATATCCAGTATAACTCAAGTACCTCTTTTACATCGTGTTGTACCCAAAATGTAGATTTTTCCGGGTCCATTCCTAAAGCTAAAAAATTAACTGCAGCTTCAAAAATATTGTTTTCTAAAGCCTCTTTTTCTTTTACCGATGTTAAAGCATGATATGATGCTAAAAATGCAAATAGTTCACCATCATCTTGTGATTCTACCATTTTTTTGATCATACCAAAATAGTTTCCTATATGAATTGTACCTGATGGTTGAATTCCTGATAATATTCTCAAATTAAAATCCTTCTGTTTTTTGGGGAAATTATATCTAATTTAGGCTAAAATAGTGTATCAAGTATAAGACACAAAGAGAGAAGCATTGGAAGGGTATATTAGGTCAAAACTCGATAATTTCTATAAGATTATAGAATATCATGACACTATATTAGGGATAAATGAATCCTTACAAAACAACGAATATTTAAATATGAAAGATAAAATTTTCAATATTATAAATCTTTTTTCAGTGATGGATGAGAATTTTAAAACAGAATTAATGAAAAAGTTTCTAAATGATACTGTTTCACTAATCAACTATTTTTATGATGTAGAAATAAAATATAATATTGAAAAAATATATAATGAGTTTGAAAATAAAAAAGATATAAAATTCGAAGAATTCAATAAAGCTTTTAGTAAAGTACTAAAAGAAGAGAAGCTAAGAGCAGTTAAGATAATGAATACAAAGTTATATTATCTTGATTTGTATATTTGGCATGAAGCTATGCGTTCAAAAATACTTACAAAGTTTATTAAGAATTTTACTACTTCAAATATCTTTGGAACAAAAGAGTTTCTAAGACATACAAATAAAAAGTTTGATACAATCTGTAATTTCAAGATACAAACAGACACAAAACCTTTAGACATCTCATATACAAAGTTAGAAATTGGCGAATTAAAATCACTTGAACCTAAAGATGAAATAGAGTGTGATGAGATAATTCAAAGATTGGTTGATTCAAAAAAGAATATTAAGTTTTTTAAAGATATGAGAGATGAAGATATTAAGCATATTATAAAAGATGTAAAATTTATTAGATATAAGCCCCATGAAATTATTTTAAATTTAAATGAAGAAGGTGATGAAATTTTCTTTATTTTAAGTGGAACATGTAGAGCAATTATTGGAGCTAAAGTAGTAGGAGAATTAAAAGAAAATCAAATCTTTGGAGAGTTTTCACCTATTACTAAAGAAAAAAGAAGTGCAACTGTAAGAGCAAATACAAAGGTGGAAGTGATTAGTTTCAAACTAGCACTTGAGTTATATGAAGAAGACCCTTATGTATTTACTCACTTATATAAAAATATTATTGGTGAACTTATAGCAAAAATCAATGCAAAGAATCTAAATAAGCTTTAGTTTTGTTTTAATTCTTTGCTCAATTAGATTTATATGCATTATTAAATTATAATATTCTCCCATAAATGAAAGAGGCACTTTTGTCTCTTTTGAAATTTCCTCTTGAAGCTTTTGGATTTTTTCTAATTCAAGTTCTAACTCTTGTTTATTTAATGTTCCTATTTTTTTATCAAAATCTTTTACTTCTTCATACCATTTATAAATTTTTGATCGCATACTCCATTGATATAAAGGAAATACCCCTTTGTATAAAGGTAACATTAAAGTAATAAGAGGGATTAAAAATATTTTTAATCTATCAATATTTGAAGCTATCCAATATGGAAAGATTTTTTCTAGCCAAGTATCTCCATTTTGAAAATATATTTGTGCTTCATCGTGAACTTCTAGTTTCATATTTAAAATATTTGGAAATTCTCCTTGCTTTGCAAAAAGGTCTTTATTATTGTGTACTTCTTTTACTTTTTTTAAAAAAATTCTTATTAACTCTTCAGAAAAACCATCTTTTACTACTAAAGTAGCAGCAGAAGCTAAAAGATTGATATTTTCATCTGGAAGATTTTTATATAAATCTAATGTGCCTTCATATAAAGTTAGGGATTCCAAATAAGAGTATTTTCTACTATATGCCTTTGCTCTTTTAAAGCTTAAGATATTTATATTTGGATTTGCAAGTAGTTCTTTTACTATTTCTGAGTTTTGAGAGCTTACCACAAAAAGTGTATCAAGTTCACCTTTTAAAAGAAGTTCTTTTGCCTTTTCATTTGTATAATTTAATATTGTTGAGTTTTCTTTTGTAATTCCATTGTCTTTTAATATCTTAGAGACAAGATTTTGTGTGCCACTACCAACTTCCCCAATAGAGATTTTTTTAGTTATTAATTGAATAATATAATCAATTTTAAAACCTTCATTTTTATAAAACACCCATAAAGGTTCATAATATATAGAAGCTATTGCTTTAATGCTATTATCTTCTTGTGCTGTAATAGAGCCATTTTGCATAAATGCAATATCAGCTTTATTTTCTTGTAAAAGCTTGATATTATCCATAGAGCCTTTAGAAGTAATAAGATTTACTTTTACTTTCTCTTTTTCTAGTAACTCTTTATATATTAAAGCTGTTTTATAATAATTTCCATCTTCTGTGCCTGTTGCAATAGTTATCTCTTTTTTTGGTGCAGGTTTTACAAACTTGGAAGTTATATAAAAAGAAGCAATTATTAGTAATAAAATGGGAATTGATATTGTAAAAAATCTATTTTTCATACTCTGAAACTTTATATTAAGATTATTAACTTTATAGAAAAATTGATAAATCTATTATAAAAGAGTATGAAAATAATTTAGATTGAGTAAGCTTTGTTTAGTCTTTTCTCTATTCTTTTTTGAAGATATGTAAATGTTATTACTATTACCCAATATACAAGAGCCACTGCTAAAAATGCTTCAAAGTATTTATAACTACTTGAGGCTTCAAGCTGTGCTTTTGCCATAATTTCTGGCACACCAAGAGTAAATGCTAAAGAAGTGCTTTTTATTAGATCAATAAAATTGTTCATTAAACTTGGGATTGCTACTCTTATAGCTTGAGGTAAAATAATATGTGAAAAACTTTGTGTTTTTGACATCCCTAAAGAAGAAGCAGCTTCAAATTGTCCTTTGTCTATTGATGAAATAGCTCCTCTTATAGATTCAGCCATATATGCAGAAAAATGCAAAGACAACCCAGCAATTGAAGCACTATACGCATCCAAATTTGAAAAAATAGGAAGGATTTGAGGTAGTCCAAAATATAATAAAAATAGCTGAACTATTAAAGGAGTTCCTCTTAAAAAAGAGATATATAAATCACAAAATGATGATAAAAATTTTATCTTAAAAGTTTTTATTATTGCTATAATTATTGCTATTACTAAAGCTATGGCAGTTGCGATAAGTGCCATAGAAATAGTAATATCTATATATTTAAAAAGTATTGGGAAAATTCCCAATGTATAATCTATATCAAAGCTAGTCATTATTTCTCTGTAATATTAGTATCAAACCATTTTACTGAAATATTTTTTAATGTACCATCTTTTTTTAACTCTTCAATAGCTTTATTTACCTCTTCAAGTAAAGCTTTATTTGCTTCATTTTTTACAAATGGAAAAGAGTTTGTTAAAATTTCTAAAGGCTCACCTACTATTTTAAGAGGTAGATTTGCTTTTTTGATAAGTTCTACTGCTGAAATTCTATCTTGAACAAAAGCGTCAATTCTTTTTAGTTTTACATCTTGCTCAAATCCATTACCTTCATAAGTTATAAGTGTAACTTCATCAT
This genomic window contains:
- the trpS gene encoding tryptophan--tRNA ligase, translated to MRILSGIQPSGTIHIGNYFGMIKKMVESQDDGELFAFLASYHALTSVKEKEALENNIFEAAVNFLALGMDPEKSTFWVQHDVKEVLELYWILSNHTSMGLLERAHSYKDKTAKGIQANHGLFSYPVLMAADILLFDSNIVPVGKDQIQHVEMTRDIANSFNHAYKKEILILPEAKVDEIVATVPGTDGAKMSKSYGNTIDMFGSKKKVKKQVMSIVTDSKELDEPKEWENCNIYKLCELFMSEEELKELQQRYATPGEGYGHFKLTLLDKINEHFEPYAEKREYFINNPQKVKEILEFGASKARKVARAKMEQIREIVGLGLY
- a CDS encoding cyclic nucleotide-binding domain-containing protein, coding for MKDKIFNIINLFSVMDENFKTELMKKFLNDTVSLINYFYDVEIKYNIEKIYNEFENKKDIKFEEFNKAFSKVLKEEKLRAVKIMNTKLYYLDLYIWHEAMRSKILTKFIKNFTTSNIFGTKEFLRHTNKKFDTICNFKIQTDTKPLDISYTKLEIGELKSLEPKDEIECDEIIQRLVDSKKNIKFFKDMRDEDIKHIIKDVKFIRYKPHEIILNLNEEGDEIFFILSGTCRAIIGAKVVGELKENQIFGEFSPITKEKRSATVRANTKVEVISFKLALELYEEDPYVFTHLYKNIIGELIAKINAKNLNKL
- a CDS encoding TAXI family TRAP transporter solute-binding subunit — protein: MKNRFFTISIPILLLIIASFYITSKFVKPAPKKEITIATGTEDGNYYKTALIYKELLEKEKVKVNLITSKGSMDNIKLLQENKADIAFMQNGSITAQEDNSIKAIASIYYEPLWVFYKNEGFKIDYIIQLITKKISIGEVGSGTQNLVSKILKDNGITKENSTILNYTNEKAKELLLKGELDTLFVVSSQNSEIVKELLANPNINILSFKRAKAYSRKYSYLESLTLYEGTLDLYKNLPDENINLLASAATLVVKDGFSEELIRIFLKKVKEVHNNKDLFAKQGEFPNILNMKLEVHDEAQIYFQNGDTWLEKIFPYWIASNIDRLKIFLIPLITLMLPLYKGVFPLYQWSMRSKIYKWYEEVKDFDKKIGTLNKQELELELEKIQKLQEEISKETKVPLSFMGEYYNLIMHINLIEQRIKTKLKLI
- a CDS encoding amino acid ABC transporter permease, translating into MTSFDIDYTLGIFPILFKYIDITISMALIATAIALVIAIIIAIIKTFKIKFLSSFCDLYISFLRGTPLIVQLFLLYFGLPQILPIFSNLDAYSASIAGLSLHFSAYMAESIRGAISSIDKGQFEAASSLGMSKTQSFSHIILPQAIRVAIPSLMNNFIDLIKSTSLAFTLGVPEIMAKAQLEASSSYKYFEAFLAVALVYWVIVITFTYLQKRIEKRLNKAYSI